In Oncorhynchus mykiss isolate Arlee chromosome 1, USDA_OmykA_1.1, whole genome shotgun sequence, the following proteins share a genomic window:
- the LOC118937070 gene encoding uncharacterized protein LOC118937070 isoform X5 has protein sequence MSNSPSGSAGSMMLTPAVMAELAKDVKSALSVVVKSASASQTSVVTPVRGDSQTKVTESMVRELAAKLEKVDQESKSLTGQVMTMISDTMVAFVDENEQNLLEDLKDKITFLASHVGFIEDLDALIRKYETSYNIGESGSSCTLTSKSIQKLSSREFQTSAIQAVSGVLDKKVSSLSFPSSVIQSELTGAVSGQTLSGIVKTESIHPVGSTASVVVKTFVSDMKSLVESEESPQQKSAWSAAVHIYHSIQNNLKDYFGKLQRCALKSIVTSDDNITNAEFKETVPLPCLNMKYWPSKSEPQLPESTGAVTLQRGLSESSKLIWAKTESEESKLLLTTCIKEVISELLVLYKTEISKEDALYTVGEKGSGFSIEREKFVEGVLAQLGDIAHSRASSPIVCEFPCQIEDSRSKATASLTSLLDCIRKLSSDEFKRNATQAVSEFLVKKSASSLTSAQPAYSVASRSCSIQNQYTWSKDICADSAAFGIIETFVEDLQSLAQPAEVEEREPDLQENAQKLQSRIWSATTSLYNNIQKTLKDFIIHQRRSDMLSRMSSHIPTEDSGHLGTKEHICLASQDLRQASKSVPHLHSLNLEVALHRGGSESSKLLWTETDEALLTNSTKEVISTILTSCEDQASNAPCFSTVGKKISDMSLEVNMLVGGVLSQLKDISLSRSPTPCEDMFERLQGSPERTSPVSLDCSTAASKGIASSHSLSTKSLQKRSSHEFQTKAEKGVSEVLSRSFNIVEEGTTDKYLQSVSTSTTSTDIIQTMVKDQQELTQTTQSSDMVSGTSLLTTGQVSEKRIWSVARNIYNSLQSKITEFLRKDLQRSDTTLGSIQIFTYQSSPASQRASLGHLEVNQSSVTPGVNDACVDILHKLLPKTTELSGSMLEDIDTIRCRSADSQNTRNTSSSRSSISLTPTSKLRQSKWHFALPGTPIPTEFPAQIDFPIVRNTIIEDFFHTEDLLPVTFVDKVRQAAGVVVDIMVESVENTQEDGQGASHPDDLRSAVRKLRKIISTWTIHIFSHELVDKVIAIQDSHSTPQVLTLEAAKSASDSILSRLKWGKEQCAISKELSSQLLQIFAEETVKGFLRQWSDEYENINFDVSVQNDPKTSTCMVILQMITKATAKCYFESATSVATSDIVEGVFDLERDTISSTGEQVLTFNTKGSNNVSKNLCPQESLEYQPQNISPTVYFTETMTTSHGSFSPEGIYDIASSFPLEEKSRKPSLFTRLSRSITKGFLSPFKSSRKTKLFK, from the exons ATTGAGGATCTTGATGCCCTGATAAGGAAATACGAGACCAGCTACAATATTGGTGAATCTGGTTCCTCCTGCACGCTCACATCTAAGAGCATCCAAAAACTCTCCAGCCGGGAGTTTCAAACATCAGCAATACAAGCAGTGAGTGGAGTTCTTGACAAAAAAGTCAGTAGTTTGAGCTTTCCTAGTTCAGTCATTCAGTCTGAGTTAACAGGTGCTGTATCAGGTCAAACATTGTCTGGCATTGTAAAGACAGAGTCAATTCACCCAGTGGGCTCAACAGCGTCAGTAGTTGTTAAGACTTTCGTGTCAGATATGAAGTCCTTGGTTGAATCTGAAGAGAGTCCCCAACAGAAGAGTGCCTGGTCTGCTGCTGTTCACATTTACCACAGCATCCAAAACAACTTGAAAGATTATTTCGGCAAGCTTCAGCGATGTGCCTTAAAgagcattgtcacatctgatgACAACATCACAAATGCTGAGTTTAAGGAGACAGTTCCACTTCCTTGCTTAAACATGAAATATTGGCCCAGTAAGAGTGAGCCTCAGTTGCCAGAGTCCACTGGTGCAGTTACTTTACAAAGAGGCCTAAGTGAGAGCTCAAAACTTATTTGGGCAAAAACTGAGTCAGAAGAAAGCAAGCTCCTTCTGACAACTTGCATCAAAGAAGTCATCTCAGAGCTTCTGGTCTTGTACAAGACTGAAATATCAAAGGAGGACGCCCTGTACACTGTTGGAGAAAAAGGATCAGGCTTctctattgagagagagaaatttgTAGAGGGTGTTCTGGCTCAGCTTGGGGATATTGCCCATTCCAGGGCCTCATCACCAATAGTATGTGAGTTCCCCTGTCAAATTGAGGACAGCAGAAGTAAGGCCACAGCTTCTTTGACCAGTCTGTTAGATTGTATTAGAAAACTCTCAAGTGATGAATTTAAGAGAAATGCCACTCAAGCAGTGAGTGAGTTCCTAGTTAAAAAGTCCGCCAGTAGCTTAACTAGTGCACAGCCTGCTTATTCTGTAGCATCCAGGTCTTGTTCCATTCAAAACCAGTACACATGGTCAAAGGATATTTGTGCGGATTCTGCTGCCTTTGGCATCATTGAAACATTTGTGGAAGACCTGCAGAGCTTGGCGCAACCTGcagaagtagaggagagagaacctgaccTCCAGGAAAATGCACAAAAGCTACAGAGCAGGATCTGGTCTGCTACCACTAGTTTATATAACAATATTCAGAAGACATTAAAGGACTTCATCATTCATCAGCGGAGGTCAGACATGCTGAGCAGAATGTCTAGTCATATACCCACAGAGGACTCTGGACATCTTGGGACTAAGGAGCACATTTGTTTGGCAAGCCAGGACTTGAGGCAAGCTAGTAAGAGTGTGCCTCACTTGCACAGTTTGAACCTTGAAGTGGCTCTACACAGGGGTGGCAGCGAGAGTTCAAAACTTCTCTGGACTGAAACAGACGAGGCTCTACTGACCAATAGTACCAAAGAGGTCATTTCAACAATCTTGACCTCATGCGAGGATCAGGCATCAAATGCACCTTGCTTCTCCACAGTAGGAAAGAAAATATCTGATATGTCCCTTGAGGTCAACATGTTGgtaggtggtgttctgtctcaGCTGAAGGACATCTCCTTGTCAAGGTCCCCAACACCATGTGAAGACATGTTTGAACGTCTCCAAGGTTCTCCTGAGCGAACCTCTCCAGTAAGTCTAGATTGCAGCACGGCTGCCTCCAAAGGCATTGCATCTTCCCACAGTCTTTCAACAAAGAGCCTCCAAAAACGTTCTAGTCATGAGTTCCAAACCAAAGCtgagaaaggagtgagtgaggTCCTCTCTAGATCATTTAACATTGTGGAGGAAGGTACAACAGATAAGTACCTCCAGTCTGTATCTACATCCACCacatctactgatattatacaaaccATGGTGAAAGACCAGCAGGAGCTCACCCAGACCACCCAATCATCTGACATGGTATCTGGAACCTCCCTGCTCACCACTGGACAGGTTTCTGAGAAAAGAATCTGGTCTGTTGCTCGTAACATCTACAACAGTCTGCAAAGTAAGATTACGGAGTTTCTCAGAAAAGATCTTCAAAGATCAGACACAACACTTGGTTCAATCCAAATCTTTACGTATCAAAGCAGTCCTGCATCACAAAGAGCAAGTCTCGGCCATCTTGAGGTCAACCAGAGCAGTGTTACACCTGGTGTAAACGATGCCTGTGTGGACATTCTGCACAAATTACTACCTAAAACCACTGAGCTCTCAGGATCCATGCTGGAGGATATTGACACGATCCGTTGTAGGAGTGCTGACAGCCAAAATACAAGAAATACCTCTTCTTCacgctcctccatctctctaacacCTACTTCAAAATTAAGGCAGTCGAAATGGCACTTTGCTTTACCCGGGACTCCCATCCCCACTGAGTTTCCTGCTCAGattgactttcccattgttagaaacacaatcattgagGACTTCTTTCACACAGAGGACTTACTTCCTGTAACCTTTGTGGACAAAGTCAGGCAAGCTGCTGGGGTGGTAGTGGACATTATGGTGGAAAGTGTTGAGAACACACAGGAAGATGGACAGGGTGCTTCTCATCCTGACGACCTCCGATCTGCTGttaggaaattgagaaaaatcaTTTCCACTTGGACCATCCACATTTTCAGCCATGAATTGGTGGATAAAGTGATAGCCATTCAGGACAGCCACAGCACTCCACAGGTCTTAACATTGGAAGCAGCCAAAAGTGCTTCAGACTCCATTCTTTCAAGGCTGAAATGGGGAAAGGAACAATGTGCCATATCCAAGGAGCTCTCCTCTCAGCTTCTCCAGATATTTGCTGAAGAGACAGTGAAGGGCTTCCTgagacagtggtcagatgagtatGAAAACATAAACTTTGATGTTTCAGTCCAGAACGATCCAAAGACTTCTACTTGCATGGTCATTCTTCAAATGATCACCAAAGCCACTGCTAAATGTTATTTTGAGTCCGCTACCAGCGTGGCCACCAGTGACATTGTAGAAGGCGTGTTTGATTTGGAAAGGGATACCATCAGCAGTACTGGAGAGCAGGTCCTCACCTTCAATACAAAG GGTTCCAATAATGTTAGTAAGAACCTCTGTCCTCAAGAGTCTCTGgagtaccagcctcagaacatttccCCTACTGTGTACTTTACAG AGACGATGACAACATCTCATGGCTCCTTTTCTCCAGAGGGAATTTATGATATCGCATCGTCCTTCCCACTTGAAGAGAAGAGTCGCAAACCCTCCCTTTTCACCAGATTGTCTAGATCCATCACAAAAGGCTTTCTCAGCCCATTCAAATCTTCAAGGAAAACcaaattatttaaataa